Sequence from the Amycolatopsis sp. NBC_00345 genome:
GGGGAACTCTTCGATGACCGTTCTGGGAGGACCGAAATGCCGGAAGTCGCCCGTTCCCGGGCCGTGGCGCTGGGAGTGCTCTGCGCCGCCTCGATGATGGTGGTGCTCGACAGCAGCATCGTCGCGGTGGCCCTGCCGTCGATCCAGGCCGAGCTGAGATTCTCCGCCGCGGGGCTCGCGTGGGTGGTGAACGCCTACCTCGTCGCGTTCGGCGGGCTGCTCCTGCTGTCCGGCCGGCTGGGCGACCTGCTGGGCCGCCGTCGGGTGTTCCTCGCCGGGCTGGTGCTGTTCACCGCGTCGTCGCTGATGGCCGGGCTCGCCACGAACGCCGGGGTGCTCGTCGCGGCGCGGTTCGCGCAGGGGGTCGGCGGCGCGCTCGCGTCCGCGGTCGTGCTGGGCATGATCGTGACGATGTACCCGCCGGGCGCGTCCCGGGCCCGCGCGATCGGGGTGTACAGCTTCACGCAGGCGGCGGGCGCGTCGATCGGGCTCATCGCCGGCGGCGCGCTCACCCAGGCGCTGGACTGGCACTGGACGTTCTACATCAACCTGCCGATCGGCGTCGCGGCGCTGGTGCTCACGCTGCTCGTGGTCGAAGCGGACCGCGGCACGGGGTCGCGCTCGGGCATCGACGCCCTCGGCGCGGTGCTCGTCACGGGCGGCGTGATGCTGCTGGTGTTCGGCATCGCCGGGGCCGGCGACCACGGCTGGACGGCCGGGACGGTGCTGCCGCTCGCCGCCGCCGTGGCGCTGCTGGCCGGGTTCGTGCTGCGCCAGGCCCGCGCGCGAACGCCGCTGCTGCCGTTGCGGCTGCTGCGCGTCCGCGCGGTGGCGGGCGCGAACCTGACCATGGTGCTGATGGTGGCCGGGTTCCTCGGCTTCCAGTTCGTCACCGCGCTGTACCTGCAGAAGGTGCTGGGCCTCGACGCGCTCGGCACCGGCCTCGCGTTCCTGCCGACGCCGGTGATGATCGCTCTGTGCTCGCTCTGGCTGTCCGACCGGCTCAGCGCGCGGTTCTCCCCGCGGGCGGTGCTGGTGGCCGGGCTGGTGGTGGTGATCGTCGCGTTCGGGCTGCTGACCCAGGCGCCGGCCGAGGGCAGCTACTTCGTCCACGTGCTCCCGTCG
This genomic interval carries:
- a CDS encoding DHA2 family efflux MFS transporter permease subunit, yielding MPEVARSRAVALGVLCAASMMVVLDSSIVAVALPSIQAELRFSAAGLAWVVNAYLVAFGGLLLLSGRLGDLLGRRRVFLAGLVLFTASSLMAGLATNAGVLVAARFAQGVGGALASAVVLGMIVTMYPPGASRARAIGVYSFTQAAGASIGLIAGGALTQALDWHWTFYINLPIGVAALVLTLLVVEADRGTGSRSGIDALGAVLVTGGVMLLVFGIAGAGDHGWTAGTVLPLAAAVALLAGFVLRQARARTPLLPLRLLRVRAVAGANLTMVLMVAGFLGFQFVTALYLQKVLGLDALGTGLAFLPTPVMIALCSLWLSDRLSARFSPRAVLVAGLVVVIVAFGLLTQAPAEGSYFVHVLPSLVLMGCGAGTAIPALMGLAMSAASPTDSGVTSGLISTTQQVGGAIGTAVLATVAASRTAGLTTAGVSSREALTSGYQLAYGFSAGLVALAAVVAAVVLARRPRAAEETPELCVAGQAR